In a genomic window of Bombina bombina isolate aBomBom1 chromosome 8, aBomBom1.pri, whole genome shotgun sequence:
- the RPS11 gene encoding 40S ribosomal protein S11, translating to MADIQTERAYQKQPTIFQNKKRVLLGETGKEKLPRYYKNIGLGFKTPREAIDGTYIDKKCPFTGNVSIRGRILSGVVTKMKMQRTIVIRRDYLHYIRKYNRFEKRHKNMSVHLSPCFRDVQVGDIVTVGECRPLSKTVRFNVLKVTKAAGTKKQFQKF from the exons ATGGCGGACATTCAG ACAGAGAGGGCTTATCAGAAGCAGCCAACAATCTTCCAGAATAAGAAGCGTGTGCTTCTTGGAGAGACTGGCAAAGAAAAACTCCCCCGTTACTATAAGAACATTGGCCTTGGATTCAAGACCCCAAGAGAG GCCATTGATGGTACATATATTGATAAGAAATGCCCCTTCACTGGCAATGTGTCTATCCGCGGCCGTATTCTTTCAG gaGTGGTCACCAAGATGAAGATGCAGCGCACCATTGTTATCCGCAGAGATTACCTGCACTACATCCGCAAGTACAACCGTTTTGAGAAACGCCATAAGAACATGTCCGTGCATCTTTCACCCTGCTTCAG AGATGTCCAGGTTGGGGATATCGTTACAGTTGGAGAGTGTCGTCCTCTAAGCAAAACAGTCCGTTTCAATGTACTGAAAGTAACGAAAGCTGCAGGAACCAAGAAACAATTCCAAAAGTTTTAA